The Sagittula sp. P11 genome window below encodes:
- a CDS encoding group III truncated hemoglobin, whose amino-acid sequence MAVQAKFPVTRADIERVVAAFYARVRVHPGLGPVFAVHVEDWPSHEARVADFWANAILGERRYDGNPVRVHQEAGNVRPGMFETWLALFDQVLQAELTPEQAMAWSALAHRIGGSLRAGVVEKMRGPGGVPILR is encoded by the coding sequence ATGGCGGTACAGGCGAAATTCCCGGTGACGCGCGCGGATATCGAGCGCGTCGTGGCGGCCTTCTACGCGCGCGTCCGCGTGCATCCGGGGCTGGGGCCGGTCTTTGCCGTGCATGTGGAGGACTGGCCGTCGCACGAGGCGCGGGTGGCCGACTTCTGGGCCAACGCGATCCTTGGCGAGCGGCGCTACGACGGCAACCCGGTGCGGGTGCACCAAGAGGCGGGCAATGTCCGGCCCGGCATGTTCGAGACGTGGCTCGCGCTTTTCGATCAGGTGCTGCAGGCGGAACTGACGCCGGAGCAGGCGATGGCGTGGTCGGCGCTGGCGCATCGGATCGGCGGCAGCCTGCGGGCCGGCGTGGTCGAGAAGATGCGCGGCCCCGGCGGCGTGCCGATTCTCCGCTAG
- a CDS encoding DUF2269 domain-containing protein: MAYAEILRWMHVVGATVLLGTGAGIAFFMLMAHLSRDARAIAHVAGTVVLADTLFTLTAVVAQPVTGVLLAREIGWSLTEGWLLLSIALYVLTGVFWLPVVWIQIRLRDLARVAVSEGTPLPDRYFRLFRIWFACGFPAFFAVAAILWLMLTRPALTF, encoded by the coding sequence ATGGCCTACGCCGAGATCCTGCGCTGGATGCATGTCGTCGGCGCCACCGTGCTTCTCGGCACCGGCGCGGGCATCGCCTTCTTCATGCTGATGGCGCATCTGTCGCGGGACGCGCGGGCCATCGCCCATGTCGCCGGGACCGTGGTGCTGGCCGACACCCTCTTCACGCTGACCGCGGTGGTCGCCCAGCCGGTCACCGGCGTCCTGCTGGCACGGGAAATCGGCTGGAGCCTGACGGAGGGCTGGCTCCTCCTCTCCATCGCGCTTTACGTGCTGACGGGCGTGTTCTGGCTGCCGGTGGTCTGGATACAGATCAGGCTGCGCGACCTCGCGCGCGTGGCCGTGTCCGAGGGCACACCGCTGCCTGACCGCTACTTCCGGCTGTTCCGCATCTGGTTCGCCTGCGGTTTCCCGGCGTTCTTCGCGGTGGCGGCGATCCTGTGGCTGATGCTCACCCGCCCGGCCCTGACGTTCTGA
- a CDS encoding SDR family oxidoreductase has protein sequence MTHTPATAPKTILILGAYGLIGTEVCRTLHARGHRVIASGRSAASAAQALPMLPFRKADLSRMEASGWAVLLDGVEVVVNCAGALQDGPGDDLETLHHHAVAALGKAAAGRGVRIVQVSAAGVQPDHPTVFFASKARGDAALLASGADAVILRSGLVIGQSAYGGTMLLRMLAAVPLVQPQALPDTPIQTVSLADLAEAVAIAATGDLPAGHTFDLVEAQTHSLAEVIAAHRHALGFAQARATLTLPHGTLKPTARIADALAHAGWRSPLRSTAIDVLADGVTGDPRPWQGQTGQTLAPLQDTLTKARLGPEHRLQARAALLMPPAVATLSLFWLLSGLIGLWQIGPAAEHLTRIGWPQSLASTSVAFWAVVDVALGLAVLYRPIAARVCLAMIGVSLVYLSSATLFTPGMWADPLGPLVKVLPAMMLAAVTPALLETR, from the coding sequence ATGACCCACACCCCTGCCACGGCCCCCAAGACCATCCTGATCCTCGGCGCCTACGGCCTGATCGGGACGGAGGTCTGCCGCACCCTTCACGCCCGTGGCCATCGCGTCATCGCCTCCGGCCGGTCGGCCGCCAGCGCCGCGCAGGCCCTGCCGATGCTGCCCTTCCGCAAGGCAGACCTCTCGCGGATGGAGGCCTCCGGCTGGGCCGTGCTGCTCGACGGGGTCGAGGTCGTGGTGAACTGCGCGGGCGCCTTGCAGGACGGCCCGGGCGACGACCTCGAAACGCTGCATCACCACGCCGTCGCAGCACTGGGCAAGGCCGCCGCGGGAAGGGGCGTCCGGATCGTGCAGGTCTCTGCCGCAGGCGTGCAGCCCGACCACCCCACCGTCTTCTTCGCGTCCAAGGCGCGGGGAGATGCGGCGCTCCTGGCCTCCGGCGCGGACGCCGTGATCCTGCGCTCCGGCCTCGTGATCGGGCAAAGCGCCTATGGCGGCACGATGCTTCTCAGGATGCTGGCCGCCGTGCCGCTGGTCCAGCCGCAGGCCCTGCCCGACACGCCGATCCAGACCGTATCGCTGGCCGATCTGGCAGAGGCGGTCGCAATCGCCGCCACAGGCGACCTGCCCGCGGGCCACACCTTCGACCTCGTCGAGGCGCAGACCCACAGCCTGGCAGAGGTCATCGCAGCGCATCGCCACGCCCTCGGCTTCGCGCAGGCGCGCGCCACACTCACCCTGCCCCACGGGACGCTCAAACCCACCGCCCGCATCGCCGACGCGCTTGCACATGCAGGCTGGCGCAGCCCGCTCCGGTCGACCGCCATCGACGTGCTGGCCGACGGGGTGACCGGCGACCCGCGCCCGTGGCAGGGGCAAACCGGCCAGACCCTTGCGCCCCTGCAGGACACGCTGACGAAGGCCCGCCTCGGCCCCGAACACCGGCTGCAGGCCCGTGCCGCGCTCCTGATGCCGCCGGCCGTGGCCACGCTGTCGCTCTTCTGGCTGCTGTCCGGGCTGATCGGGCTCTGGCAGATCGGCCCCGCCGCCGAACACCTGACGCGCATCGGCTGGCCCCAGAGCCTCGCATCAACCTCCGTCGCCTTCTGGGCCGTGGTGGACGTGGCGCTTGGCCTCGCGGTCCTCTATCGCCCCATCGCTGCCCGCGTATGCCTTGCCATGATCGGCGTGTCGCTCGTCTACCTCTCCTCCGCCACCCTCTTCACCCCCGGCATGTGGGCCGATCCGCTGGGGCCGCTGGTCAAGGTGCTGCCCGCCATGATGCTCGCCGCCGTCACGCCCGCGCTGCTGGAGACGCGCTGA
- a CDS encoding VIT1/CCC1 transporter family protein has product MPDLTRAKDPETDAQIAARLADPPGRGDLRDLVYGAIDGAVTTFAIVAGVQGAGLSTFIILALGFANVLADGFSMAAGNYMATKAELDNIQRIRRLEEELIRADPDHERRELRAILAQKGLSGETLEAATRQIALNRQSWISMILDGVYGLGSADPHPMRAALVTFAAFLVAGMVPLLPFLLPVSEPFATSAIMTLAAFFGIGTLKSRWSLAPWWRSGTETLLIGGTAAALAYFVGTLFG; this is encoded by the coding sequence ATGCCAGACCTGACCCGCGCCAAGGACCCCGAAACCGACGCCCAGATCGCCGCGCGGCTGGCCGATCCGCCGGGCCGCGGCGACCTGCGCGACCTCGTCTACGGCGCGATCGACGGCGCGGTGACCACCTTCGCCATCGTCGCGGGCGTGCAGGGCGCGGGGCTGTCGACCTTCATCATCCTCGCGCTCGGCTTTGCCAACGTGCTGGCCGACGGTTTTTCCATGGCGGCGGGCAACTACATGGCCACCAAGGCCGAGCTGGACAACATCCAGCGCATCCGCCGCCTCGAGGAGGAACTGATCCGCGCCGATCCCGACCACGAGCGGCGCGAGCTGCGCGCAATCCTCGCGCAGAAGGGCCTGTCGGGCGAGACGCTCGAAGCCGCCACCCGCCAGATCGCCCTCAACCGGCAAAGCTGGATCTCCATGATCCTCGACGGCGTCTACGGGCTGGGCTCCGCCGATCCGCACCCGATGCGGGCCGCGCTGGTGACCTTCGCCGCCTTCCTCGTGGCGGGGATGGTGCCGCTCCTGCCCTTCCTGCTGCCGGTGTCGGAACCCTTCGCGACCTCCGCCATCATGACCCTCGCCGCCTTCTTCGGGATCGGCACGCTGAAAAGCCGCTGGTCGCTGGCGCCGTGGTGGCGCTCCGGCACGGAAACGCTGCTGATCGGCGGCACGGCGGCGGCGCTGGCCTATTTCGTGGGCACGCTCTTCGGCTGA
- a CDS encoding DUF2339 domain-containing protein: MEALLVLVGIIFLALPVVVIVLIVRQARLFRELAELRQRVDTLTAGRTPWRDQPDQTLAAATTPAPAVAERPAEPEPEPAPPPQPQPPQPAASPRATPAPEPKGPSIAARLTGWLAQNWFYAIAAVSLALAGIFLVQYGVETGLLTPRARVAAALVFGAALIFGGERIRRRSGDTEDSATAYLPSTLSSAGLVSLMGGVLAARLLYGLIDPGPALALLFATALGGLVLGWINGPLLAAIGLAGGFAAPFLVGGQSDQPEWLLLYFALLAALGLGIDTLRRWAWVSVLALVGGFATGALLLLAEPTETMATAYAVHATLLAVLAILIPARSLTPDHAAPCLLQALEKTRPAFPTLLAAGATLASTLVLLSSATFGLTAWWTALALATLLGAALTLWSHRAPGLQDLAVLPVAATLLLLLAPELNRAVLTTLFATLDAQEGLTEQRLPLTVTLAMLAPLVLTLAAALRSLKGDPFKAHWAAAAALIAPLGGLALEVTWQPATLIGAWPWALHALALGGLMTALAARFARIDGTDRLRAALATLSALACLAFALTVILTDAALTLALAATVLAAAALDRRFDLAPMTGFITAGIAALGYRLLADPGLDWAVEVGFAEMFLTYGGTLAALLAARALLPEARSRAKLFLESAAWSAGGMTASLTLYHLIEGMTGHAAGQEHWITGLHATIWTLAALAQVMRMGGGGPLRLLRLALAVIFGLVALGFEVAALSLANPLFGGQTVAGPVLLNTLIPAYLLPALALAAGAARLSGPKALRIGLAVPATALTVFWAGMAIRHLWQGGDAMGIAAGITQPELYSHTVALLLVGAALFTRALQRRSDLLRRAGMAVIAVAVAKVFLLDISGLDGLARVFSFLLLGLSLAGLAWLNRWVQSRLP, translated from the coding sequence GTGGAAGCCCTACTCGTCCTCGTCGGCATCATCTTCCTGGCCCTGCCGGTGGTGGTGATCGTCCTCATCGTCCGGCAGGCCCGCCTGTTCCGGGAACTGGCCGAACTGCGCCAGAGGGTCGACACCCTGACCGCAGGTCGGACACCCTGGCGGGACCAGCCGGACCAGACCCTCGCAGCCGCAACGACGCCCGCGCCCGCCGTCGCCGAACGCCCCGCAGAGCCGGAACCCGAGCCCGCGCCGCCACCCCAGCCCCAACCACCCCAACCCGCGGCGTCGCCCCGTGCGACCCCCGCCCCCGAACCGAAGGGCCCGTCCATCGCGGCGCGCCTCACCGGCTGGCTCGCGCAGAACTGGTTCTACGCCATCGCCGCCGTCTCCCTCGCGCTGGCGGGCATCTTCCTCGTGCAATACGGCGTGGAAACCGGCCTGTTGACCCCGCGTGCCCGGGTCGCCGCCGCGCTCGTCTTCGGCGCCGCCCTGATCTTCGGAGGAGAGCGAATCCGCCGCCGCTCCGGCGACACGGAGGACAGCGCCACCGCCTACCTGCCCTCCACCCTCTCGTCCGCCGGTCTCGTCTCGCTGATGGGCGGCGTCCTCGCCGCGCGCCTGCTCTACGGGCTGATCGACCCCGGCCCGGCGCTTGCGCTGCTCTTTGCCACGGCCCTCGGCGGGCTGGTCCTCGGCTGGATCAACGGGCCGCTTCTGGCCGCCATCGGGCTTGCGGGCGGGTTCGCCGCGCCCTTCCTCGTCGGCGGCCAAAGCGATCAGCCCGAATGGCTCCTCCTCTACTTCGCGCTCCTCGCCGCACTCGGCCTCGGTATCGACACGCTGCGCCGCTGGGCCTGGGTCTCTGTCCTGGCGCTCGTCGGCGGGTTTGCCACCGGCGCGCTGCTGCTGCTCGCCGAACCGACCGAGACGATGGCCACCGCCTACGCCGTCCACGCCACGCTGCTGGCTGTGCTGGCGATCCTGATCCCGGCGCGTAGCCTGACGCCCGATCACGCCGCGCCCTGCCTCCTGCAAGCGCTGGAAAAGACCCGCCCGGCCTTCCCGACGCTGCTGGCCGCCGGTGCCACGCTGGCCTCGACCCTCGTGCTGCTCAGCTCGGCCACCTTCGGCTTGACCGCATGGTGGACCGCACTGGCCCTCGCGACGCTCCTCGGCGCGGCGCTGACGCTCTGGTCCCACAGGGCGCCCGGCCTTCAGGACCTCGCCGTCCTGCCTGTCGCCGCGACCCTCCTCCTCCTGCTGGCGCCAGAGCTGAACCGCGCCGTCCTGACCACGCTCTTCGCCACGCTCGACGCGCAGGAAGGTCTGACCGAACAGCGCCTGCCGCTCACCGTCACCCTCGCCATGCTGGCACCTCTGGTCCTGACGCTCGCCGCCGCGCTGCGCAGCCTGAAGGGCGACCCGTTCAAGGCCCACTGGGCCGCCGCTGCCGCCCTGATCGCCCCGCTGGGCGGCCTCGCGCTCGAAGTCACGTGGCAGCCCGCCACTCTCATCGGCGCTTGGCCCTGGGCGCTGCACGCGCTGGCGCTCGGCGGGCTGATGACCGCGCTCGCCGCGCGCTTTGCCCGGATCGACGGCACGGACCGGCTGCGCGCCGCGCTGGCCACGCTCTCGGCGCTCGCCTGCCTCGCCTTTGCGCTGACCGTCATCCTCACCGATGCGGCGCTGACCCTCGCGCTGGCGGCCACCGTGCTGGCCGCCGCCGCGCTCGACCGCCGCTTCGACCTCGCGCCGATGACCGGCTTCATCACTGCCGGGATCGCCGCCCTGGGGTACCGGCTGCTGGCCGACCCCGGCCTCGACTGGGCGGTGGAGGTGGGCTTTGCCGAGATGTTCCTCACCTACGGCGGCACGCTGGCCGCCCTGCTCGCCGCCCGCGCCCTCCTGCCGGAGGCCCGGTCGCGCGCGAAGCTCTTCCTCGAAAGCGCCGCGTGGTCGGCAGGCGGCATGACCGCATCGCTGACGCTCTACCACCTGATCGAAGGCATGACCGGCCACGCCGCGGGGCAGGAGCACTGGATCACCGGCCTGCACGCGACGATCTGGACGCTGGCCGCGCTGGCTCAGGTCATGCGCATGGGCGGCGGCGGGCCGCTCCGCCTGCTGCGCCTCGCGCTCGCGGTGATCTTCGGCCTCGTCGCGCTGGGGTTCGAGGTGGCGGCCCTCAGCCTCGCCAACCCGCTGTTCGGCGGACAGACCGTCGCGGGGCCGGTGCTGCTCAACACGCTGATCCCCGCCTACCTCCTGCCCGCGCTGGCGCTGGCCGCGGGCGCCGCGCGCCTCTCCGGCCCGAAGGCGCTGCGCATCGGTCTTGCGGTCCCGGCCACGGCGCTGACGGTGTTCTGGGCGGGCATGGCGATCCGCCACCTCTGGCAGGGCGGCGACGCCATGGGGATCGCGGCGGGCATCACCCAGCCGGAACTCTACAGCCACACCGTCGCACTCCTGCTGGTGGGGGCCGCGCTCTTCACCCGGGCGCTGCAACGCCGGTCCGACCTGCTGCGCCGCGCCGGGATGGCGGTGATCGCCGTGGCGGTGGCGAAGGTGTTCCTCCTGGACATCTCCGGCCTCGACGGGCTGGCGCGGGTGTTCTCCTTCCTGCTGCTGGGGCTGTCGCTGGCCGGCCTCGCCTGGCTGAACCGCTGGGTGCAAAGCCGCCTGCCTTGA
- a CDS encoding YcjF family protein, whose amino-acid sequence MTDTRKGPVLIDLDDDSAAPSPSEVPPVPDLTPPPEGAAMATVAALTTRRVSTLARWFWRLLAALVGTFVSIAAWNFATGLIAANPALGWAVTALLAAFLLVCVAIVVKELSAFARLSKIDSLHRQADTALAEDDLALARDLSDRLVGLYKGREDTRWGRDRFAARRDEIFDASGLITHAENELLAPLDLQARREVEAAARQVAAVTALVPLALADVAAALTANLRMIRRIAEIYGGRSGTLGSWRLTRAVFSHLVATGAVAVGDDMLEPIFGAGILGKLSRRFGEGMVNGALTARVGVAAMEVCRPLPFGPGKRPSVRSIVRSSLSGLFQQDKGRTAP is encoded by the coding sequence ATGACCGACACGCGCAAGGGCCCCGTCCTCATCGACCTCGACGACGACAGCGCCGCCCCCTCCCCGTCAGAGGTTCCGCCCGTCCCCGACCTGACCCCGCCGCCCGAAGGGGCGGCCATGGCCACCGTCGCGGCCCTGACCACCCGACGCGTCTCCACCCTCGCGCGCTGGTTCTGGCGCCTGCTGGCCGCGCTCGTGGGGACCTTCGTCTCCATCGCCGCGTGGAACTTCGCCACCGGGCTGATCGCCGCCAACCCGGCGCTCGGCTGGGCGGTGACCGCGCTCCTTGCCGCCTTCCTGCTGGTCTGTGTGGCCATCGTGGTCAAGGAACTCTCCGCCTTCGCCCGCCTGTCGAAGATCGACTCCCTGCACCGTCAGGCCGACACCGCACTGGCCGAGGACGATCTGGCCCTTGCTCGCGACCTCTCCGACAGGCTGGTGGGCCTCTACAAGGGGCGCGAGGACACGCGCTGGGGCCGCGACCGCTTTGCCGCCCGCCGGGACGAGATCTTCGATGCCTCGGGCCTCATCACCCACGCCGAAAACGAACTGCTCGCCCCTCTCGACCTGCAGGCCCGGCGCGAGGTGGAGGCCGCCGCCCGGCAGGTCGCCGCCGTCACCGCGCTGGTGCCGCTGGCCCTTGCCGACGTCGCCGCCGCGCTGACCGCCAACCTGCGGATGATCCGCCGCATCGCGGAGATCTACGGCGGACGCTCCGGCACTCTGGGCAGCTGGCGGCTTACCCGCGCGGTCTTCTCGCACCTCGTGGCCACCGGCGCGGTGGCGGTGGGCGACGACATGCTGGAACCGATCTTCGGCGCGGGAATCCTGGGCAAGCTCTCCCGCCGCTTCGGCGAGGGCATGGTCAACGGCGCCCTCACCGCCCGCGTGGGCGTCGCCGCGATGGAGGTCTGCCGCCCCCTGCCCTTCGGCCCGGGCAAGCGGCCCTCCGTCCGTTCCATCGTGCGCTCCTCGCTGAGCGGGTTGTTCCAGCAGGACAAGGGGCGCACCGCCCCGTAG
- a CDS encoding GNAT family N-acetyltransferase — translation MTAMTREPTSSRNEGGRDEPNPDLPPEQPPSEEPGTPAPDLPDPRPEEVPDAPEPDLPPDTPPEEVPDDLPGVPDPSDPGHDLPPDAPDEVPGTPEPDQPGNPTEIPGTPAPDLPPQEIPSEVPGLPGDPGPAPGPMPGPIVSLRPGHPLDAGRVGDMITRAVAGQPWMPRLHTGAEDIAHAGRMIDKGWVTVAEVDYTPAGFIARDGGYIHSLYIAAEAQGSGIGTLLLDDAKAKCDSLELWTLQANRGAQRFYRREGFRPVEESDGDHNEEGLPDIRFLWTRADMAEDDTGDKGKTAEGGTAGASGTGTGKDAKATSDRKDTTG, via the coding sequence ATGACTGCCATGACCCGCGAACCCACCTCCTCCCGCAACGAAGGGGGACGGGACGAGCCGAACCCCGACCTGCCGCCGGAGCAGCCTCCCTCGGAAGAGCCGGGTACGCCCGCCCCCGACCTGCCCGATCCGCGGCCCGAAGAGGTGCCCGACGCGCCCGAACCGGACCTGCCGCCGGACACGCCCCCCGAGGAGGTCCCGGACGACCTGCCGGGCGTGCCCGATCCCTCCGATCCCGGCCACGACCTGCCGCCGGACGCACCGGACGAAGTGCCCGGCACGCCCGAACCGGACCAGCCCGGCAACCCGACAGAGATCCCGGGCACCCCGGCGCCGGACCTGCCGCCGCAGGAGATCCCCTCCGAGGTCCCCGGCCTGCCCGGCGACCCCGGCCCTGCGCCCGGTCCGATGCCCGGTCCGATCGTCAGCCTGCGTCCGGGCCATCCGCTCGACGCGGGCCGTGTCGGCGACATGATCACCCGCGCGGTGGCGGGCCAGCCGTGGATGCCCCGGCTCCACACCGGCGCCGAGGACATCGCCCACGCGGGCCGCATGATCGACAAGGGCTGGGTCACGGTGGCCGAGGTCGACTACACCCCCGCGGGCTTCATCGCCCGCGACGGCGGCTACATCCACAGCCTCTACATCGCCGCCGAGGCGCAGGGCAGCGGCATCGGCACCCTGCTGCTCGACGACGCCAAGGCGAAGTGCGACAGCCTCGAACTCTGGACCCTGCAGGCCAACCGCGGCGCGCAGCGTTTCTACCGCCGCGAAGGCTTCCGCCCGGTGGAGGAATCGGACGGCGATCACAACGAGGAAGGCCTGCCAGACATACGCTTTCTCTGGACGCGCGCGGACATGGCCGAGGACGACACCGGGGACAAGGGCAAGACTGCCGAAGGCGGGACGGCCGGGGCATCCGGCACTGGCACCGGCAAGGACGCGAAGGCCACGTCAGACAGGAAAGACACCACCGGCTGA
- a CDS encoding YcjX family protein — protein sequence MVLTTLADGLARGIDSATSTISETFFEPTLRLGVTGLSRAGKTVFITSLVANLMDRARMPGLVAQSEGRILTAFLQPQPDDTIPRFDYETHLAALTAREPRWPDSTRAVSELRLSLKVRPQGLLSGLQGPRTLHLDIIDYPGEWLLDLGLMEKSYAQWSEHMLDRMTRRPDPGGFLPMATTEAAEAKLDEPVAQRLAKAYTEAQNAARRDGFSDCGPGRFLLPGDLAGSPVLTFAPLPPVNASRGSLYREFERRFDAYKSRVVKPFFQDHFARLDRQIVLVDALGAIHAGPRAVEDLRRTLADILTAFRPGASSFLTQLFLGRRIDRILFAATKADHLHHTQHARLTAVMEALTRDARDRARFAGADTQALSLAALRATTEEVIAHEGRDLPCVRGTLLDTGKRAAFYPGELPEDPAHLLSPAREGASEWLGQDYSIMSFAPAPLTLKPGEGPPHIRLDRAAQFLIGDRL from the coding sequence ATGGTCCTGACCACTCTCGCCGACGGCCTCGCCCGGGGCATAGACAGCGCAACCAGCACGATCTCGGAGACCTTCTTCGAACCCACCCTGCGCCTCGGTGTGACCGGGCTGTCGCGGGCCGGGAAAACGGTGTTCATCACCTCGCTCGTGGCGAACCTGATGGACCGCGCCCGGATGCCGGGGCTTGTCGCGCAGTCCGAGGGCCGCATCCTCACCGCCTTTTTGCAGCCGCAGCCCGACGACACCATCCCGCGTTTCGACTACGAGACCCACCTCGCCGCGCTCACCGCGCGCGAACCGCGCTGGCCGGACAGCACACGCGCCGTGTCGGAGCTGCGCCTGTCGCTGAAGGTGCGTCCGCAGGGCCTCCTGTCGGGACTGCAGGGCCCGCGCACCCTGCACCTCGACATCATCGACTATCCCGGCGAATGGCTGCTGGACCTCGGCCTGATGGAGAAGTCCTACGCCCAGTGGTCCGAACACATGCTGGACCGCATGACCCGCCGCCCCGATCCCGGCGGTTTCCTGCCCATGGCCACCACCGAGGCGGCGGAGGCGAAGCTCGACGAACCCGTGGCGCAGCGTCTGGCCAAGGCCTACACGGAGGCGCAGAACGCCGCCCGCCGCGACGGCTTCTCCGACTGCGGGCCGGGGCGCTTCCTTCTGCCCGGCGACCTGGCCGGCTCCCCCGTCCTGACCTTCGCGCCCCTGCCGCCGGTCAATGCATCGCGCGGCTCGCTCTACCGGGAGTTCGAGCGCCGCTTCGACGCCTACAAGTCCCGCGTGGTCAAACCCTTCTTCCAGGACCACTTTGCCCGGCTCGACCGGCAGATCGTGCTGGTCGACGCGCTCGGCGCGATCCATGCAGGCCCCCGCGCCGTCGAGGACCTGCGGCGCACGCTGGCCGACATCCTGACCGCCTTCCGCCCCGGCGCCTCGTCCTTCCTGACGCAGCTCTTCCTCGGACGGCGGATCGACCGCATCCTCTTTGCCGCGACCAAGGCCGACCACCTGCACCACACCCAGCACGCCCGCCTGACCGCGGTGATGGAGGCGCTGACCCGCGACGCCCGCGACCGCGCACGTTTTGCCGGGGCCGACACGCAGGCCCTGTCGCTCGCCGCCCTGCGCGCCACCACCGAAGAGGTCATCGCCCACGAGGGCCGCGACCTGCCCTGCGTGCGCGGCACCCTGCTGGACACTGGCAAGCGCGCGGCCTTCTATCCCGGCGAATTGCCGGAGGATCCCGCGCACCTGCTGTCCCCTGCCCGCGAAGGCGCCTCCGAATGGCTGGGGCAGGATTATTCCATCATGTCCTTCGCTCCCGCACCGCTGACGTTGAAACCCGGCGAGGGCCCGCCGCACATCCGCCTCGACCGCGCCGCCCAGTTCCTGATCGGAGACCGCCTGTGA
- the truA gene encoding tRNA pseudouridine(38-40) synthase TruA: MPRYALLVEYDGRPFAGWQRQAAQPSVQQAIEEALARLEPGPFTIAGAGRTDAGVHARGQVAQCDMAKDWDPFRLSEALNFHLKPAPVAIRACARVADDWHARFSAVERRYLFRILMRRAPATLEEGQVWRVMHPLDVEAMRAGAAYLVGRHDFTTFRSVMCQAKSPVKTLDSLEIEAVDGPAGPEVRFSLRARSFLHNQVRSFVGTLERVGAGAWTPERVREALEARDRAACGPVCPPQGLYLTGVGYPEDPFGG, translated from the coding sequence ATGCCAAGATACGCATTGCTCGTGGAATATGATGGCCGCCCGTTTGCGGGGTGGCAGCGCCAGGCGGCGCAGCCTTCGGTGCAGCAGGCCATCGAGGAGGCGCTGGCGCGGCTGGAGCCCGGCCCGTTCACCATCGCCGGGGCAGGGCGCACCGATGCGGGCGTGCATGCGCGCGGGCAGGTGGCGCAGTGCGACATGGCGAAGGACTGGGATCCGTTCCGGCTGTCGGAGGCGCTGAATTTCCATCTGAAGCCCGCGCCGGTGGCGATCCGGGCCTGCGCGCGGGTGGCCGACGACTGGCACGCGCGGTTCTCGGCGGTGGAACGGCGCTACCTGTTCCGCATCCTGATGCGCCGTGCGCCTGCCACGCTGGAAGAGGGGCAGGTCTGGCGGGTCATGCATCCGCTCGACGTGGAAGCGATGCGCGCGGGCGCGGCCTACCTTGTGGGGCGGCACGACTTCACCACCTTCCGGTCGGTGATGTGCCAGGCGAAATCGCCGGTCAAGACGCTGGATTCGCTGGAGATCGAGGCGGTGGACGGTCCCGCCGGGCCGGAGGTCCGGTTCTCTCTGCGCGCCCGGTCCTTCCTGCACAACCAGGTGCGATCCTTCGTCGGCACGCTGGAGCGGGTTGGCGCCGGAGCCTGGACGCCCGAACGGGTGCGCGAGGCGCTTGAGGCCCGCGACCGCGCCGCCTGCGGGCCGGTCTGCCCGCCGCAGGGGTTGTACCTGACAGGTGTCGGCTACCCGGAGGACCCGTTCGGGGGGTAA